A stretch of the Bacteroidota bacterium genome encodes the following:
- a CDS encoding TonB-dependent receptor, which produces MKHLYFMSLLLIALFPSVFGQSFTVKGIVVDSLDGSPLPGASISLIPARADQQQMNMLSGLNGEFEFKLANPGRYLIRISFMGYFDFADSVRVRRNETTTDLGKLKLKRTSIEMKEVDITGVAIPSSQSEDTLSFAAKGYKTNPDATAEDLVTKLPGVQKEEGTLKAQGEEVKQVLIDGQPFFGDDPNVTLKNLPADLIEKVEIFDKLSDQARFTGFDDGQTSKTINIVTKRDRRNGQFGKLYGGYGSTEKFQSGGTVNFFTEGRRISLLGLANNVNQQNFSQQDLLGLNQGGGSGGHREGFQGRGGGHGGGNRGGGNAANNFLIGALEGNTKTWSTGINYQENWGRTAVLTGSYFFNFSDNSNNQTIGRQYFTSSPGSQLYDEISSSNSKNYNHRLNFRLEYNLDTMNTIVLTPRFSFQTNESASLYYGISTFGNQGRSNSTDSKSGSDGSGFTFNNELIYRLRFATPGRSLSFTINTGVNRRTLDRNQFSDNRFTTGNNTVTFDTINQKGNDLVKGYNYSGNVVYTEPAGKNGQLQASISAGLTNNFSDKNTFNYNSALNRYDLIDSISTNKYDNDYMTWRGGLAYRLRDEAISLNVGLNYQIAQLTGDQSFPHKIKTEKDFYNFLPSLRFNYKISEAQNFRVFYNTNVNAPSITQLQNFYDVSNPLFIKAGNPDLKAEFSHRMSAQYLTTDKTSGANFFTMAFWQITKDYVGSSSFTAQKDTLVGKNVLVKRGSQFSFSRNFDQSNIGRFMLSGGLPVPFIKSNISLNVGIGYQTLPSEYQSLTTESKIYSFNQGITIASNISEDIDFKFTWSPSYYIARNELLPNTNDEYWVHSGTANLFFNVFDLFFIRTDYSLYKTSGISNGGDISYSLWNAGIGVKFLEGDRAELRLDVFDLLNENKSFIRTATDIYIENKTTQVLKQYFMLTFTYNLRAF; this is translated from the coding sequence ATGAAGCATCTCTATTTCATGTCTCTTCTTTTAATCGCACTCTTTCCTTCCGTTTTTGGGCAGTCGTTTACCGTTAAAGGTATTGTGGTTGATTCGCTTGACGGTTCACCTCTCCCGGGAGCCAGCATTTCCCTGATTCCCGCGAGAGCTGATCAGCAGCAAATGAATATGCTCTCCGGTTTAAACGGCGAGTTTGAGTTCAAATTGGCGAATCCCGGACGATATCTCATAAGAATTTCCTTTATGGGTTATTTCGATTTTGCTGACAGTGTGAGAGTCAGAAGAAACGAAACCACAACAGATCTGGGCAAACTCAAACTTAAAAGAACCAGCATTGAGATGAAGGAAGTAGACATCACAGGTGTCGCAATCCCCTCCTCTCAGAGTGAGGACACCCTGAGTTTTGCTGCGAAGGGATACAAAACCAATCCGGATGCAACCGCCGAAGACCTCGTTACAAAGCTTCCGGGTGTGCAGAAGGAAGAAGGCACTCTGAAAGCCCAGGGTGAAGAAGTGAAGCAGGTACTCATAGACGGACAACCGTTTTTCGGTGACGATCCCAATGTGACATTGAAAAATCTTCCTGCAGATCTGATAGAAAAAGTTGAAATATTCGACAAACTTAGCGATCAGGCGAGATTTACGGGATTTGATGACGGACAAACATCCAAAACCATCAACATTGTAACCAAAAGAGACCGGAGAAACGGACAATTCGGGAAATTGTACGGTGGTTACGGTTCAACAGAAAAATTCCAAAGTGGTGGTACCGTAAATTTCTTCACCGAGGGAAGAAGAATAAGTCTGCTTGGACTCGCCAACAATGTAAACCAGCAAAACTTCTCGCAGCAGGACCTTCTCGGTCTAAACCAGGGTGGCGGCAGCGGTGGACACCGTGAAGGGTTCCAGGGCAGAGGTGGCGGACATGGCGGTGGAAACAGGGGTGGTGGTAATGCAGCAAACAATTTCCTCATCGGTGCACTTGAGGGTAACACAAAAACCTGGTCGACAGGTATCAACTACCAGGAAAACTGGGGTAGAACTGCTGTGCTGACCGGAAGCTACTTTTTTAATTTTTCCGATAACAGCAACAACCAGACCATCGGCAGGCAGTATTTTACATCCTCCCCCGGCAGTCAGTTGTATGATGAGATATCTTCCTCCAATTCAAAAAATTATAATCACAGACTGAATTTCAGGCTGGAGTATAATCTTGACACCATGAACACAATCGTCCTCACTCCGAGATTCAGTTTCCAGACCAATGAATCGGCAAGTCTCTACTATGGCATCAGTACATTCGGAAATCAGGGAAGGTCAAACTCGACTGACAGCAAATCAGGAAGTGACGGATCGGGCTTCACATTCAATAATGAGTTGATCTACAGACTCCGATTCGCAACTCCGGGAAGGAGTCTGTCATTCACCATCAATACCGGCGTGAATCGCAGAACTCTCGACCGAAACCAGTTTTCTGACAACAGATTTACCACCGGAAACAACACAGTCACTTTTGACACAATTAATCAGAAGGGAAACGATCTTGTAAAGGGCTACAATTATTCCGGAAATGTGGTTTACACCGAACCGGCGGGTAAAAACGGCCAGTTACAGGCAAGCATCAGTGCCGGCTTGACAAATAATTTTAGCGACAAAAACACTTTCAACTACAATTCTGCCTTAAACCGGTATGACTTGATCGACTCCATCTCCACAAACAAATACGATAACGATTACATGACCTGGAGAGGCGGGCTCGCCTATCGTCTGAGAGATGAGGCTATTTCACTGAATGTTGGACTAAATTATCAGATTGCGCAGTTGACGGGAGACCAGTCGTTCCCGCACAAGATAAAAACTGAAAAGGATTTCTACAATTTCCTCCCCTCCTTGAGGTTTAACTATAAAATTTCGGAGGCACAAAATTTCAGGGTATTCTACAATACGAATGTGAACGCACCCTCGATTACCCAGCTTCAGAATTTTTACGATGTTTCCAATCCCCTCTTTATCAAAGCCGGAAATCCTGACCTGAAAGCGGAATTTTCCCACAGGATGTCTGCCCAATACCTTACCACTGATAAAACAAGCGGAGCCAACTTTTTCACGATGGCATTTTGGCAAATCACAAAGGATTATGTCGGAAGCTCCTCCTTCACTGCACAAAAGGATACTCTCGTTGGTAAAAATGTTCTCGTAAAAAGAGGGTCACAATTTTCATTCTCAAGAAATTTTGATCAGAGTAATATTGGAAGATTTATGTTGAGTGGCGGACTCCCTGTCCCATTCATCAAAAGCAACATTTCGCTGAATGTGGGCATCGGATATCAGACGCTGCCTTCGGAATATCAGTCTTTGACAACGGAATCAAAAATTTACTCTTTCAACCAGGGTATCACGATTGCGAGCAATATCAGTGAAGACATCGATTTCAAGTTCACCTGGTCACCTTCATATTACATCGCGAGAAACGAATTGCTGCCAAACACGAATGATGAGTACTGGGTACATTCGGGTACCGCAAACCTCTTCTTCAATGTTTTCGACCTGTTTTTCATAAGAACCGATTATTCGCTATACAAGACTTCCGGTATTTCCAACGGCGGAGACATCTCGTATTCACTTTGGAACGCAGGAATTGGTGTTAAATTTTTGGAAGGTGACCGTGCAGAGTTGAGACTTGATGTGTTTGATCTGCTCAATGAAAACAAAAGTTTTATCAGAACAGCAACCGATATTTATATCGAGAACAAAACAACCCAGGTTCTGAAACAATATTTCATGCTGACTTTTACATATAACCTGAGAGCTTTTTAA
- a CDS encoding T9SS type A sorting domain-containing protein, which translates to MKRIYALITFLMLSSLGVTFGQWLKVEPVSPGSVYSLWSSGDTLFAGGDSLLFYSFDSGSTWAKSAKVPDVEYGINAILPVNGGIYIGTSLKGVYFSSNLGNSWEERSAGLTGLGAKEISDFAVRDDYVYVSTIGGGIYRNSLTNPGEWVLFSDGIPWNTGWTVYCIKNIDGDLYAGGGVNGFFYVNRKNTSNWVEISFDWFNGEANGILAFGKSGNKIVASAHQGVYTSTDSGLTWTKHTFGIGLVESSEISVKGNTIVIVLSKAARYYIYYSNDNGVTWWRNDMQSGSLAYSMNISGGKIWAGRLDGLYYKPDTITGIGDDIETPSAFSLSQNYPNPFNPSTKINFSLEADGQTTLKVYNVIGKEVATLLDGYTKAGNHSVTFNAKDLPSGVYLYKLVSPSGTKTGKMTLLK; encoded by the coding sequence ATGAAACGCATTTATGCGCTTATAACTTTTCTGATGCTTTCCTCTTTGGGAGTAACCTTCGGACAGTGGCTGAAGGTCGAGCCGGTATCACCGGGATCTGTCTATTCACTATGGTCTTCGGGTGATACACTTTTTGCCGGTGGTGACAGTCTCCTGTTCTACTCTTTTGACTCAGGCAGCACATGGGCTAAATCAGCCAAGGTGCCGGATGTTGAGTACGGAATTAACGCTATTTTACCGGTCAATGGGGGAATATATATTGGTACTTCATTGAAAGGAGTCTATTTCTCTTCAAACCTTGGCAATTCGTGGGAAGAAAGATCTGCGGGATTGACCGGACTGGGAGCGAAGGAGATCAGTGATTTTGCGGTCAGGGATGATTATGTATATGTCTCCACCATCGGAGGCGGCATTTACAGAAACTCCCTGACCAATCCGGGTGAATGGGTTCTTTTTTCTGACGGAATACCCTGGAATACCGGCTGGACTGTCTATTGTATCAAAAACATCGACGGCGATCTTTATGCTGGTGGAGGTGTAAACGGTTTTTTCTATGTCAACCGGAAAAATACTTCAAACTGGGTTGAAATCTCTTTCGACTGGTTCAATGGTGAAGCCAACGGGATACTCGCATTCGGGAAGAGTGGCAACAAAATAGTAGCATCTGCACATCAGGGAGTTTACACTTCCACCGACAGCGGATTGACATGGACAAAACACACCTTTGGAATCGGTCTCGTTGAAAGCAGCGAAATTTCCGTAAAAGGGAACACTATTGTGATCGTACTCTCGAAAGCAGCGAGATATTATATCTACTACTCGAATGACAATGGCGTTACCTGGTGGAGGAATGATATGCAGTCGGGTTCTCTTGCTTATTCGATGAATATCAGCGGAGGAAAAATCTGGGCTGGACGGCTGGACGGGCTCTATTACAAACCCGATACCATTACCGGTATTGGAGATGATATCGAGACACCTTCAGCATTTTCGTTATCACAGAACTATCCGAATCCGTTTAATCCTTCCACAAAGATTAATTTCAGTCTCGAAGCGGATGGACAAACCACACTTAAGGTTTACAATGTTATCGGGAAAGAAGTGGCGACACTTCTCGACGGATACACCAAAGCCGGGAATCATTCTGTGACATTCAACGCTAAAGACCTGCCATCAGGAGTGTATCTCTATAAACTGGTCTCACCATCAGGAACAAAAACCGGTAAAATGACACTTCTGAAATAA
- a CDS encoding PAS domain-containing protein, protein MQFNFYIALLFIAFLLSFFVSIAVYQRKGTVRGGDYFFLMIVAVSIWCLGGTFEQAVTTVEAKTFWSVFTYLAIPLIPFAFLSFVLRFTQSSGFHIKLTKILFFIFPATAFLAAATNSYHKLLWPAVTLSNGAAGITADYGHGLFFYIVVVVTYSAVGATILHLLRGIWSFSGLFRKQLLLLLIAQILPISVNAVYVFFGEYIGYIDPTPVAFAVTGVLISTAIFKYSFLDLIPVARNILFDNLNEGIIVLDGEGRIIDVNKTFLTYTGKKALTGGKPSILFSNIPELAEICDKKEISKIDFIFNGMNFSATSIDISDQEGNPQGRLISVSDVTDLKMSEAVLTRNRNELKELNSAKDKLLSIIAHDLKNPFFGIIGLSDIVIEDYAELPDDEKLKLLNEINQTAKETFKTLENLLEWSRQQTGALAFAPVKFDLSDLIMKTVESYRSQATLKKLSLEIEVPHSLEVFADTNMIKTVLRNLITNAGKFTAPGGKITISSEISSGMAIVSVTDDGVGIAEEDIKKLFRIDESIKTTGTLGEKGTGLGLILCHDFILQNGGTIKVRRNAEKGTTFYFTLPLS, encoded by the coding sequence ATGCAATTTAATTTCTATATAGCCCTTCTTTTTATAGCATTTTTACTATCTTTTTTCGTTTCGATCGCAGTTTATCAGAGAAAAGGGACAGTCAGGGGGGGTGACTATTTCTTTTTGATGATTGTTGCCGTTTCCATCTGGTGTTTAGGGGGAACATTCGAGCAGGCAGTCACAACTGTGGAAGCGAAAACATTCTGGTCGGTCTTCACCTATCTTGCTATTCCTTTGATTCCATTCGCATTTTTGTCATTTGTTCTCCGGTTTACACAATCTTCCGGTTTTCATATAAAACTGACCAAAATACTGTTTTTTATCTTCCCTGCAACAGCTTTCCTGGCAGCGGCAACCAACAGTTATCACAAGCTTCTCTGGCCCGCAGTCACACTCTCAAACGGAGCTGCAGGTATAACGGCAGACTACGGTCATGGTCTCTTCTTCTACATCGTTGTAGTGGTTACATACTCTGCAGTGGGAGCAACAATTTTACATCTTCTAAGGGGAATCTGGTCTTTCTCGGGTCTTTTCAGAAAGCAACTCCTGCTCCTGCTGATTGCACAAATTTTGCCTATCTCAGTAAACGCAGTTTATGTCTTCTTTGGTGAGTACATTGGCTATATCGATCCGACACCTGTTGCATTTGCAGTTACGGGGGTCTTGATTTCCACTGCAATCTTCAAGTACTCATTTCTCGATCTTATTCCTGTCGCCCGAAACATTTTGTTTGATAATCTGAATGAAGGGATTATTGTACTTGACGGAGAAGGAAGAATAATTGATGTAAACAAGACCTTTCTTACATACACCGGGAAAAAAGCCCTGACTGGCGGAAAACCTTCGATACTCTTCTCCAATATTCCCGAACTTGCTGAGATTTGTGACAAAAAAGAGATATCGAAGATCGATTTCATTTTCAATGGAATGAATTTCAGTGCCACATCAATTGATATTTCCGATCAGGAAGGAAACCCCCAAGGCAGATTAATCAGTGTTTCCGATGTTACCGATCTTAAAATGAGTGAAGCAGTGTTGACCCGTAACAGAAATGAGCTCAAGGAACTGAATTCCGCAAAAGACAAACTCCTTTCGATAATTGCTCACGATTTGAAAAATCCGTTTTTTGGGATCATCGGTCTTTCTGACATTGTAATAGAAGATTATGCCGAGCTTCCGGATGATGAAAAACTTAAGTTGCTGAATGAAATAAATCAAACTGCAAAAGAAACATTCAAGACTCTCGAGAACCTGCTCGAATGGTCGAGACAGCAGACAGGTGCCCTTGCATTTGCACCGGTAAAGTTCGACCTGAGCGATCTGATTATGAAGACAGTGGAATCGTATCGCTCTCAGGCAACTCTGAAAAAACTTAGTCTCGAAATTGAGGTACCACATTCACTAGAAGTGTTCGCTGATACCAATATGATAAAGACTGTACTCAGAAATCTGATAACAAATGCGGGCAAGTTTACCGCCCCCGGTGGAAAAATAACCATCTCGTCTGAAATCTCTTCCGGTATGGCAATTGTTTCAGTAACAGATGATGGTGTGGGTATTGCAGAAGAAGACATAAAAAAGCTTTTCAGGATCGACGAATCAATCAAAACCACTGGTACTCTTGGTGAAAAGGGGACAGGTCTCGGGTTGATTTTATGCCATGATTTTATATTACAGAACGGCGGCACAATCAAGGTACGCAGAAATGCCGAAAAGGGAACGACATTTTACTTTACTCTTCCACTTTCCTGA
- the crcB gene encoding fluoride efflux transporter CrcB — protein MSFLIVALGSALGGVLRYWLSNVVYNFLPATFPFGTMLVNFAGSFIIGATIFGLSDRGLISQDLRLFLTVGFCGGFTTFSTFSLETVNLLRNSEYILAGVNIGLSLIICLAATFLAFVIFSQEQ, from the coding sequence ATGTCATTTCTAATAGTTGCGCTTGGTTCTGCTCTTGGTGGAGTGCTCCGCTACTGGCTCTCGAATGTGGTTTACAACTTCCTGCCCGCGACCTTCCCTTTCGGTACGATGCTGGTAAATTTCGCGGGTAGTTTCATTATCGGTGCCACAATCTTCGGGCTAAGCGACCGGGGTTTAATATCTCAGGATTTGAGACTCTTCCTCACTGTCGGATTCTGTGGTGGTTTCACTACTTTTTCAACCTTCTCGTTGGAAACCGTCAATCTCCTGCGAAATTCTGAATATATCCTTGCCGGCGTGAACATTGGTTTATCTCTCATAATCTGCCTGGCAGCAACTTTTCTCGCATTTGTAATTTTTTCACAGGAGCAGTAA
- a CDS encoding DUF190 domain-containing protein, whose translation MVIPKEAKLLRIFIGESDKIHLIPVYEKIVLLARESGLAGATVFKGIMSFGGRSRIHTTKILRLSEDLPLIIEIVDDSEKIEKFLPVVDDLFSKAGCGGLITIERAEVIKYTSGG comes from the coding sequence ATGGTAATCCCAAAAGAAGCCAAACTGTTGAGAATTTTTATCGGTGAGTCTGATAAAATTCACCTGATCCCCGTTTACGAAAAAATCGTATTGTTAGCCCGTGAATCAGGACTTGCGGGTGCCACTGTTTTCAAAGGTATCATGAGTTTTGGGGGAAGAAGCCGGATTCACACAACAAAAATTTTAAGGCTGTCTGAAGATCTGCCATTGATAATCGAAATAGTGGATGACAGCGAAAAAATAGAGAAGTTTTTACCCGTTGTCGATGACCTGTTTTCGAAAGCCGGGTGTGGCGGACTTATTACAATTGAAAGAGCGGAAGTTATCAAGTACACTTCGGGCGGATAA